One Salmo trutta chromosome 26, fSalTru1.1, whole genome shotgun sequence DNA window includes the following coding sequences:
- the LOC115163879 gene encoding uncharacterized protein LOC115163879, which produces MSREKTTLKKKRVEKEDNDNESGSSLISQSDTKSEDTSPTESDSKNRPDKILWEKYRISIFSSTDNYSVAEQRAKRGEVDTSNVESDEEPAKRVVTKPIRFRVEPPDDDGSEALQKKTNEPRQAQLPVPQLPPAPSATSRASVFEKTLQVADAEDLRPCATSSQSDISPSGSQEEAGQDRASESDQELPSLLDEPVASEMHAGYIKDLQAVEMRIMVKLEMICTEFKTVLNQVMEAIEARQPKESESLGQLEMLQNPAETNEELKDICETLKDSHYRKKMIRYLTLCCGLDLGSGIRRMMRKIGTEELWTGYSLKGKRAFNELSIYDAVTRASLKAHPKAT; this is translated from the exons ATGTCAAGGGAGAAAACCACCCTTAAGAAAAAAAGGGTAGAGAAGGAAGACAATGACAATGAAAGTGGATCTAGTCTCATCAGCCAGTCTGACACGAAGAGTGAAGATACCAGTCCTACTGAATCTGACAGCAAAA ACCGGCCTGACAAAATATTATGGGAGAAGTACAGAATTTCCATCTTTTCATCCACTG ACAATTACTCTGTGGCAGAGCAACGAGCCAAGCGGGGGGAGGTTGACACCTCCAATGTTGAATCTGACGAGGAACCAGCGAAGAGGGTGGTGACTAAACCAATCAGATTCCGTGTGGAGCCACCTG ATGATGATGGAAGTGAAGCACTCCAGAAAAAGACAAATGAACCCAGACAAGCACAGCTTCCAGTGCCCCAGCTTCCACCAGCCCCTAGTG cAACTTCAAGAGCCAGTGTCTTTGAAAAGACCCTACAAG TTGCAGATGCCGAGGACTTGAGGCCATGTGCCACCTCAAGCCAGAGCGACA TTAGTCCAAGTGGCAGCCAGGAAGAAGCTGGCCAAGACAGAGCATCAGAATCAG ACCAAGAGCTGCCATCCCTGCTTGATGAGCCTGTGGCTTCTGAGATGCACGCTGGATACATTAAAG ATCTTCAAGCAGTGGAGATGAGGATAATGGTGAAACTGGAGATGATCTGTACAGAGTTCAAGACTGTTCTGAACCAAGTTATGGAGGCCATAGAGGCCCGGCAGCCAAAGGAGTCGGAATCCTTGGGGCAACTTGAAATGCTGCAAAACCCTGCAGAAACAAATGAGGAACTGAAGGATATCTGTGAAACACTTAAAGACTCCCACTATCGAAAGAAAATG aTCCGATACCTGACCCTCTGCTGTGGCCTGGACCTGGGCTCAGGAATCAGACGAATGATGAGAAAAATTGGAACAGAGGAGCTGTGGACAGGCTACTCCTTGAAGGGGAAGAGGGCCTTTAATGAGCTATCAATCTATGATGCTGTCACAA GAGCGTCCCTGAAAGCACACCCCAAGGCTACCTAG